A single genomic interval of Nitrosomonadales bacterium harbors:
- the ccoS gene encoding cbb3-type cytochrome oxidase assembly protein CcoS codes for MEVIYSLIPGMTFFGLVFVAILIWAVKKGQYEDMEGNASRILLDDDEDAMLISSPGQKAPKEKGSSVSGQ; via the coding sequence ATGGAAGTGATCTACAGCCTCATTCCCGGTATGACCTTTTTCGGTCTGGTGTTCGTTGCGATCCTCATCTGGGCGGTTAAGAAGGGGCAATACGAAGACATGGAAGGCAATGCAAGCCGCATCCTGCTGGACGACGATGAGGATGCGATGCTGATCAGCTCTCCTGGCCAGAAGGCACCAAAGGAAAAGGGCTCTTCGGTATCCGGACAATGA
- a CDS encoding c-type cytochrome gives MSDNQNSGGVPTTGHVWDDDLGDLINQPPKWWMLGLTASAIWVVVYFIMYPSIPLATNGTFWKGVGLPGSGQWSAIKELEADQKVLDDYRGKWEEKLKDMTPAAILADDEMTKYSQASGKVLFSDNCAGCHGQNGVGTIQSGNKFAMREQGLMAPVLLDDDWLFGGSIDAIHESIQNGRQGMMMAHEGMVSDADIDTLANAIAKGEPASTPLFAASGCTACHGEDGKGVQAMGSANLTDKVWRFDGSVEGIKHTIKYGVNSGNPNARVAVMPNFTEGGKLSAVDMKKLAVYVHKFGGGQADAAPVVEAPVVEVASEVAAASAPAAE, from the coding sequence ATGAGTGACAATCAAAACTCCGGTGGTGTGCCAACCACGGGGCATGTGTGGGATGATGATTTGGGCGACTTGATCAATCAGCCGCCGAAGTGGTGGATGCTGGGTCTGACGGCCAGTGCGATTTGGGTGGTGGTTTATTTTATTATGTATCCATCCATTCCCTTGGCAACAAACGGTACCTTCTGGAAGGGTGTCGGTCTGCCAGGTTCCGGCCAGTGGTCCGCCATCAAGGAGCTGGAAGCTGATCAGAAGGTTCTGGACGACTACCGTGGCAAGTGGGAAGAAAAGCTGAAGGACATGACGCCGGCCGCCATTTTGGCGGACGATGAGATGACCAAGTACTCGCAGGCTTCCGGCAAGGTGCTGTTCAGCGACAATTGCGCAGGTTGTCATGGTCAGAACGGCGTGGGTACGATTCAGTCCGGCAACAAGTTCGCCATGCGTGAACAGGGCCTGATGGCGCCGGTTCTGCTCGACGACGACTGGCTGTTTGGCGGCTCCATCGACGCTATCCATGAGTCCATCCAGAATGGCCGTCAGGGCATGATGATGGCACACGAAGGCATGGTGTCCGATGCTGATATCGACACGCTGGCCAATGCTATCGCCAAGGGTGAGCCGGCTTCCACGCCGCTGTTTGCGGCGAGCGGCTGTACAGCTTGTCACGGCGAAGACGGCAAGGGCGTGCAGGCCATGGGTTCGGCCAACCTGACCGACAAGGTCTGGCGCTTTGACGGTTCTGTGGAAGGCATCAAGCACACCATCAAGTATGGCGTGAATTCCGGCAATCCGAATGCGCGTGTCGCAGTCATGCCCAACTTCACTGAAGGCGGCAAGCTTTCCGCTGTCGACATGAAGAAGCTGGCTGTCTACGTTCACAAGTTCGGTGGTGGCCAGGCGGATGCAGCTCCCGTTGTCGAGGCTCCTGTTGTCGAGGTCGCGTCTGAGGTAGCCGCTGCATCGGCGCCTGCTGCCGAGTAA
- the mltF gene encoding membrane-bound lytic murein transglycosylase MltF yields MWNPTRRLQVIIGSICLLLAGCSEQLPAWRDGRLLVIVPEASRGASAEFEREMALLFGQHLHTSVELTPVPPDNIDRSLRKHRAHLAAASLRSEVNIHSLYFGPSYQTVREQVVCSREDILPKKLTDLTKENLAVVAGSAQEVALREALEKSPSLQWQSRLNVTVRELLQEVSEGLLDCTVANELQLADARNYHSNLATAFDIGPPSKLAWAFSMDADPELVREVKVFFARIQKDGTLNRLLDRYYGHRSRLHSLDAAAFISRYETILPRYRHLFEEAAAVTGEDWRLLAALSYQESQWDPLATSFTNVRGMMMLTDATADQMKVRNRLDPRESIIAGAKYLVWLKEQMPARIPEPDRTWLALAAYNQGYGHLEDARVLTVRAGLNPDNWVDVKKWMPKLNQPGYYERLKYGYARGGEAVILVESIRSYYDILKRLESDQASDASESVSYRLIEPLRKLLD; encoded by the coding sequence ATGTGGAATCCGACCCGGCGCTTGCAGGTGATTATCGGCAGCATATGTCTGTTGCTGGCGGGCTGCAGCGAACAGCTTCCCGCTTGGCGAGACGGCCGATTGCTGGTTATCGTACCCGAGGCTTCAAGGGGTGCATCTGCCGAGTTCGAACGAGAGATGGCATTGCTCTTTGGCCAGCATCTGCACACCTCCGTTGAACTGACACCCGTCCCCCCAGACAATATTGACAGGTCGTTGCGCAAGCACCGCGCGCATCTCGCTGCCGCCTCGCTACGCAGCGAGGTCAATATCCACTCGCTGTACTTCGGGCCTAGTTATCAAACGGTGCGCGAGCAGGTGGTATGCAGCCGCGAAGATATCCTCCCGAAGAAATTGACCGATCTGACCAAAGAAAATCTGGCTGTCGTTGCCGGCTCGGCGCAGGAAGTCGCGCTACGCGAAGCTCTCGAAAAGTCGCCTTCGCTGCAATGGCAATCCCGCCTCAATGTGACCGTCAGAGAATTATTGCAGGAAGTATCTGAAGGCTTGCTGGATTGCACCGTGGCTAATGAACTGCAACTTGCCGATGCGCGCAACTATCATTCGAACTTGGCAACAGCCTTCGATATCGGCCCGCCTTCCAAGCTGGCCTGGGCGTTTTCCATGGACGCCGATCCAGAGCTTGTTCGCGAGGTGAAGGTTTTCTTCGCGCGCATCCAGAAGGACGGAACGCTGAACCGCTTGCTGGATCGTTACTATGGGCACAGAAGCCGGTTGCACTCGCTTGATGCGGCCGCCTTCATCAGTCGCTATGAAACCATACTGCCGCGTTACCGCCACCTGTTCGAGGAGGCTGCCGCTGTCACCGGCGAGGATTGGCGCCTGCTGGCGGCGTTGTCCTATCAGGAATCGCAGTGGGATCCGCTTGCCACATCCTTTACCAACGTCCGCGGCATGATGATGTTGACCGATGCGACGGCGGACCAGATGAAGGTTCGGAACCGGCTCGATCCGCGCGAAAGTATCATTGCTGGCGCAAAATACCTGGTATGGCTCAAAGAACAGATGCCGGCACGCATCCCCGAACCGGATCGCACCTGGCTGGCGTTGGCCGCCTACAATCAGGGTTACGGGCATCTTGAAGATGCGCGCGTCCTGACCGTTCGCGCCGGGCTCAATCCGGACAACTGGGTGGACGTCAAGAAATGGATGCCCAAACTGAACCAGCCAGGTTATTACGAGAGACTGAAATACGGATATGCGCGTGGCGGCGAGGCGGTGATCCTGGTGGAAAGCATCCGCAGCTACTACGACATACTCAAACGTCTGGAGTCCGATCAAGCGTCGGACGCGTCGGAATCGGTATCTTATCGACTGATAGAGCCGCTTAGAAAGCTATTGGACTAA
- a CDS encoding CcoQ/FixQ family Cbb3-type cytochrome c oxidase assembly chaperone has translation MTKLMDYLHTDWAAMTRNDWLGVFFTVAAFVAMVVVYVLVFNPKNKDAFNSQGDMALRDEDDYNNSGEKK, from the coding sequence GTGACTAAGCTGATGGACTACCTGCACACGGATTGGGCAGCGATGACCCGCAATGACTGGCTGGGGGTGTTCTTCACCGTAGCCGCGTTTGTGGCGATGGTTGTGGTCTATGTGCTGGTGTTCAATCCTAAGAACAAGGATGCGTTCAACTCGCAGGGCGATATGGCCCTGCGGGATGAGGACGATTACAACAATTCGGGAGAAAAAAAATGA
- a CDS encoding heavy metal translocating P-type ATPase, translated as MQHTEDGDLAHAGCFHCGLPIAADADYHSRLEGELRDFCCFACQSVCEAIYEAGLQGYYQRTPQGTLLAPPPTPPRDIEMYDLDEVQQDFVNRQGELRDAHLLVEGIHCAACVWLIERGMMRIPGVLTANVNMAGKRLHLRWDDRGVKLSSLIRQLSSIGYAGVPYDPEVAEGSMKKANRAILFRLFFAAFAMMNLNLIAIALYSGADRGQFVDFFHWMACALATPTLLYSGFPFFKGAWSGLRNARLTMDLPIALGLSATYSYSLYVTLGGAGEVYFDTVTNLTFVILIGRYLEGMFRHQAVAATSRLMDLQPRVATVLRDGEEKIISVRAIQLEERVLVKPGSKIPMDGLVCEGRSSVDESMLSGESVAVRKQTGDHVSAGTLNGSGALVIEVQATSQDSMLAKIIRLVEEAQSSKAPIQRISDSIVPWFVLATLVCASITFYIWSADFEMALMAATSVLIITCPCALGMATPMSIAVASGLGAKHCILVKNGVVLETLSKVTHFVFDKTGTLTEGRMRTEQVIAASGRDEDSLLALAAGIERLSEHSVAQAIVRAADERQLPYRNIAVRGFHASAGAGVEAESDGRRILLGTSEWLGQHEVTLQGDLLRMRAEFEEQAKTCVHMAVDGQHAAVIVLADTLRADAQSLVNTLRGAGIGMTLLSGDRKPVVDAIARQLGGMEVIAEVLPQDKDRVIQQLQQRGECVAMVGDGVNDAPALIRADVGIALGSGTDVSVESADIVLMQNELDKVRLATLLSRRTLRTIKQNIGLSFVYNSIMVPLAMMAHVTPLVAAITMPISSLLVIGNAARIRNLFKG; from the coding sequence ATGCAGCATACTGAAGACGGCGACCTTGCTCATGCAGGGTGTTTCCATTGCGGCTTGCCGATCGCGGCCGATGCCGATTACCACAGCAGACTCGAGGGAGAATTGCGCGACTTCTGCTGTTTTGCCTGTCAGTCGGTGTGCGAAGCGATCTATGAGGCCGGACTGCAAGGCTATTATCAGCGTACGCCTCAAGGCACGCTTCTGGCGCCTCCCCCCACCCCCCCCAGAGACATAGAAATGTACGACCTTGACGAGGTGCAACAGGACTTCGTCAATCGTCAGGGCGAGCTGCGCGATGCGCACTTGCTGGTGGAAGGAATCCATTGTGCCGCCTGCGTCTGGTTGATCGAGCGCGGCATGATGCGAATTCCCGGCGTGCTGACGGCAAACGTCAACATGGCCGGCAAGCGCTTGCATCTGCGCTGGGATGACCGAGGCGTCAAGCTTTCCAGCCTGATCCGCCAGTTATCCAGCATAGGTTATGCAGGTGTGCCATACGATCCCGAAGTCGCCGAAGGTTCGATGAAAAAGGCCAACCGCGCGATACTGTTCCGTTTGTTCTTCGCGGCATTTGCCATGATGAACCTGAACCTGATCGCGATCGCGCTCTACAGCGGTGCCGACAGGGGGCAATTCGTGGACTTTTTCCACTGGATGGCCTGTGCGCTGGCGACTCCCACATTGCTGTATTCCGGATTCCCGTTCTTCAAGGGTGCATGGAGCGGTTTACGCAACGCGCGGTTGACCATGGACCTGCCGATAGCGCTCGGTCTGTCGGCTACTTACTCCTATTCGCTTTACGTAACACTGGGCGGAGCCGGCGAGGTGTATTTCGATACGGTAACCAATCTGACCTTCGTGATATTGATCGGCCGCTATCTGGAGGGCATGTTCCGTCATCAGGCGGTGGCTGCGACCAGTCGCCTGATGGATCTTCAGCCGCGTGTGGCGACCGTACTGCGGGATGGAGAGGAAAAGATCATATCGGTACGTGCGATACAGTTGGAGGAGCGCGTACTGGTTAAGCCTGGCAGCAAGATCCCGATGGACGGTCTGGTTTGCGAGGGGCGATCATCGGTCGATGAGTCGATGCTGAGTGGCGAATCGGTTGCTGTAAGGAAACAAACCGGCGACCATGTCTCGGCGGGCACACTGAATGGTAGCGGAGCTCTTGTGATCGAGGTGCAGGCGACATCGCAGGACTCCATGCTGGCCAAGATCATTCGGCTCGTTGAAGAGGCGCAGTCGTCCAAGGCGCCGATCCAGAGGATATCCGACAGCATCGTGCCATGGTTCGTGCTGGCAACTCTGGTTTGCGCGAGCATCACGTTCTATATCTGGTCAGCAGATTTCGAGATGGCATTGATGGCAGCCACCTCCGTCCTGATCATCACCTGCCCCTGCGCGTTGGGCATGGCCACGCCGATGTCGATTGCAGTCGCGTCCGGATTGGGGGCCAAGCACTGCATTCTGGTGAAGAATGGTGTGGTGCTGGAGACCCTGTCCAAGGTCACGCATTTCGTATTCGACAAGACCGGCACGCTGACCGAAGGCAGGATGCGCACCGAGCAGGTGATTGCCGCATCCGGACGGGACGAGGACAGCCTGCTGGCCTTGGCGGCAGGAATCGAGCGCTTGTCGGAGCACAGCGTGGCCCAGGCCATCGTCAGGGCCGCCGATGAACGCCAATTGCCCTATCGCAACATCGCGGTGCGCGGATTCCATGCGTCGGCTGGCGCCGGTGTGGAGGCCGAGTCCGATGGTCGGCGCATTTTGCTGGGGACATCGGAATGGCTAGGGCAACACGAGGTCACCTTGCAAGGCGACCTGTTGCGGATGCGCGCGGAATTCGAAGAGCAGGCCAAGACCTGCGTACATATGGCAGTGGACGGGCAACATGCCGCCGTCATCGTGCTGGCGGATACGCTGCGTGCCGATGCGCAAAGCCTGGTGAATACCCTGCGCGGGGCCGGTATCGGCATGACCCTGTTGAGCGGAGACCGCAAGCCGGTGGTAGACGCCATCGCGCGTCAACTGGGCGGAATGGAGGTCATCGCCGAAGTGCTGCCGCAGGACAAGGATCGGGTCATCCAGCAATTGCAACAGCGCGGGGAGTGCGTGGCGATGGTGGGTGACGGTGTCAACGATGCGCCGGCCCTGATTCGTGCCGATGTCGGAATCGCACTGGGATCCGGCACGGATGTGTCAGTGGAAAGCGCGGACATCGTGCTGATGCAGAACGAGCTCGACAAGGTCCGTCTGGCAACGTTGCTGTCGCGGCGCACATTGCGTACCATTAAGCAGAACATCGGCCTGTCGTTCGTCTACAACAGCATCATGGTTCCGCTGGCAATGATGGCCCATGTGACGCCGCTGGTGGCCGCGATCACCATGCCGATCAGCTCGTTGCTGGTGATCGGGAACGCGGCGCGTATTCGCAACCTGTTCAAGGGATAA
- a CDS encoding FixH family protein: MISQKHKGWRNPWVFGLLAIILAGVLVNGRFLWNALHHPMRLLDDNYNVKAHNKYDAKWVQEQAERSTLGWQAKLHSSHQLQNDSMATPDAARFILLASPADLKLALNDHDGQPVHGLKVEVDAQWPADPAFDFKGSMYEAAAGHYEGSLKFPRPGNWDLLIRAKLEDRQFHMEQKVFVAIPKQ; the protein is encoded by the coding sequence TTGATTTCACAAAAACACAAAGGCTGGCGCAATCCGTGGGTATTCGGGCTGCTGGCGATCATACTTGCCGGGGTGTTGGTCAACGGGCGTTTTCTGTGGAATGCGCTGCATCATCCGATGCGCCTGCTTGACGACAACTACAACGTCAAGGCGCACAACAAGTACGACGCAAAGTGGGTGCAGGAGCAGGCGGAGCGATCCACGCTGGGTTGGCAGGCCAAGCTGCATTCGTCCCACCAATTGCAGAACGACAGCATGGCCACGCCTGATGCGGCGAGATTTATTCTCCTGGCCAGTCCGGCGGATTTGAAGTTGGCGTTGAATGACCACGATGGGCAACCGGTGCATGGTTTGAAAGTGGAAGTCGACGCACAATGGCCGGCTGATCCTGCTTTCGATTTCAAGGGCTCCATGTATGAGGCGGCAGCCGGGCATTATGAAGGCAGTCTGAAGTTTCCGCGGCCGGGCAATTGGGATCTTCTCATCAGGGCGAAGCTAGAAGATCGGCAATTCCACATGGAGCAAAAGGTATTTGTAGCCATTCCAAAACAGTAA
- the ccoG gene encoding cytochrome c oxidase accessory protein CcoG — protein sequence MSEPVQKSNSEVGSVTGLYREHEEWAVNMGEKTIHAKRMPGRFRTLKYITESFWLIFFFAPYLRWDGRQALLLDVNNRQFHIFGLTILPQDIWMVSLLLLLLAMTLFAITSVASRVFCGYFCFQTSWVDLFTWVEEKIEGQPNARHKLDAAPWNGNKILKKASKHAIWIAISIFTGISVTVWLEDAFQYWHDLVRFNLTLLEWSTLIAFTLGTYFLAGFLREQTCLWLCPYARIQGVMADAQTIFPTYDEKRGEPRGRIRRGAASAEDGKLGDCIDCFQCVQVCPTGVDIREGQQLGCITCGLCLDACDSIMDKIGRPRGLIRYASLEEMEGRPAHKLHQHPRTWVYIGIIFVSLLGIIWGLTHLGSLTLRVAPERQPLYVLMSDGSIQNKYTFKVLNKTDKDVYVKVSAEGGIRDQVIVDSDNKQLAIHGKATAFTVFVRAPAENVAQEVTKLKFRVVNVDDPTMTAEYDTMFNAPKR from the coding sequence ATGAGCGAACCGGTACAGAAATCAAATTCGGAGGTGGGTAGCGTTACGGGTTTATACCGCGAACATGAAGAATGGGCGGTCAACATGGGTGAAAAGACCATCCATGCCAAACGCATGCCGGGCCGTTTCCGAACCCTGAAATACATTACCGAGTCGTTCTGGCTGATTTTCTTCTTCGCTCCCTATTTGCGCTGGGATGGCAGGCAGGCCTTGTTGCTGGATGTCAATAATCGCCAATTCCATATCTTTGGTCTCACTATCCTGCCGCAGGACATCTGGATGGTTTCATTGCTGTTGCTGCTGCTGGCGATGACCCTGTTTGCGATCACCTCGGTTGCCTCGCGTGTGTTTTGCGGCTATTTCTGCTTCCAGACATCATGGGTCGATCTGTTCACATGGGTCGAGGAGAAAATCGAGGGGCAACCGAATGCCCGGCATAAGCTGGATGCCGCCCCGTGGAATGGCAACAAGATTCTCAAGAAGGCAAGTAAGCATGCCATATGGATAGCCATTTCCATCTTCACTGGAATCAGCGTTACGGTCTGGCTGGAAGATGCATTTCAGTATTGGCACGATCTGGTGAGGTTCAATCTGACGTTGCTGGAATGGTCGACATTGATTGCATTCACTTTGGGCACATATTTTTTGGCGGGTTTCCTGCGTGAGCAGACCTGCCTGTGGTTATGTCCCTATGCCCGCATCCAGGGCGTGATGGCTGATGCGCAGACCATATTTCCCACCTACGACGAGAAGCGTGGTGAGCCGCGCGGCAGGATACGCCGTGGTGCAGCCAGTGCCGAAGATGGCAAGTTGGGCGATTGCATCGATTGTTTCCAGTGCGTGCAGGTGTGTCCAACGGGCGTCGATATCCGCGAGGGGCAGCAGTTGGGCTGCATTACCTGCGGCCTTTGTCTGGATGCATGCGACTCGATCATGGACAAGATTGGGCGTCCACGCGGGCTGATACGATATGCTTCGCTGGAAGAAATGGAAGGACGGCCGGCGCACAAGCTTCACCAGCATCCGCGGACATGGGTTTACATCGGCATTATTTTTGTGTCGCTGCTCGGCATCATCTGGGGCCTGACCCATCTGGGCTCACTGACGCTGAGGGTGGCGCCGGAACGGCAGCCGCTGTATGTGCTCATGAGCGATGGATCGATCCAGAACAAATACACCTTCAAGGTGCTGAACAAGACCGACAAGGATGTTTACGTCAAGGTCAGCGCAGAGGGCGGTATCAGGGATCAGGTTATCGTCGATTCAGACAATAAACAATTGGCGATCCACGGCAAGGCGACGGCGTTTACCGTGTTCGTCAGGGCGCCGGCAGAGAATGTCGCGCAGGAAGTGACCAAGCTCAAATTCCGCGTGGTGAACGTGGATGATCCGACGATGACAGCGGAATATGACACCATGTTCAACGCTCCCAAGCGCTGA
- the ccoN gene encoding cytochrome-c oxidase, cbb3-type subunit I: MDVVRWFTIAAVIYAVVGTLIGVYVAAELAWPFLNFDIAEITFGRLRPLHTNAVIFAFGGCVLMATGYYIVQRTGQTKLWSNKLAWFNFWGWNLIIVLAVITLPLGMSSGKEYAELPWWVDIMIAVVWLSFGLNHIMTTAIRKTSHIYVSNWFTMGMIVMITYLHVVNSMAIPVDMVTAYSVYSGVQDAMIQWWWGHNAVGFYLTGGFLGIMYYFIPKQAGRPVFSYRLSVLHFWTLTFGYVWLGAHHLQYTALPDWTGSLGAAVSLAMIIPSWGGAMNGMMTLSGAWDKLRTDYILRFLVTAMAFYAMSTFDGPVMSIKTVNALSHYTDWTVGHVHAGALGWMSMISFGAIYHLIKKLWNTEMYSESLVNVHFWVALIGAVIYIVSMWVSGIMQGLMWRDYDEFGTLTYTFVESVSAMHPYYVMRTVGGAIFNLGTWIMLYNVVMTVRQASAARGVQAAPAKA; the protein is encoded by the coding sequence ATGGATGTGGTCCGGTGGTTCACCATCGCGGCTGTCATCTATGCAGTGGTAGGTACGCTGATCGGTGTGTACGTTGCAGCCGAATTGGCGTGGCCATTTTTGAACTTTGATATTGCTGAAATTACCTTTGGACGCCTGCGTCCTCTGCATACCAATGCGGTGATCTTTGCGTTCGGCGGCTGTGTGCTGATGGCAACCGGCTACTACATCGTGCAACGCACGGGGCAGACCAAGCTGTGGAGCAACAAGCTGGCATGGTTCAACTTCTGGGGCTGGAATCTGATCATTGTTCTGGCTGTGATCACTCTGCCGCTGGGGATGTCTTCCGGCAAGGAATACGCTGAGTTGCCTTGGTGGGTGGATATCATGATTGCGGTTGTGTGGTTGTCGTTCGGTTTGAACCACATCATGACCACGGCGATCCGCAAAACTTCGCACATCTACGTCTCGAACTGGTTCACCATGGGCATGATCGTCATGATCACTTACCTGCACGTTGTGAACAGCATGGCGATCCCGGTGGATATGGTGACTGCCTATTCCGTCTACTCCGGTGTGCAAGATGCCATGATTCAGTGGTGGTGGGGTCACAATGCGGTTGGTTTCTACCTGACCGGTGGTTTCCTCGGCATCATGTACTACTTCATTCCCAAGCAGGCAGGTCGTCCGGTGTTCTCGTATCGCCTGTCCGTGTTGCACTTCTGGACGCTGACCTTCGGTTATGTCTGGCTGGGCGCACACCATCTGCAATACACTGCGCTGCCTGACTGGACTGGTTCCCTGGGTGCTGCGGTGTCCCTGGCGATGATCATCCCGTCCTGGGGTGGTGCGATGAACGGCATGATGACGCTGTCCGGTGCATGGGACAAACTGCGTACCGACTACATCCTGCGCTTCCTGGTGACTGCGATGGCGTTCTACGCGATGTCCACCTTCGACGGTCCGGTGATGTCCATCAAGACCGTGAACGCGCTGTCGCACTATACTGACTGGACTGTGGGTCACGTGCATGCGGGTGCTCTGGGCTGGATGTCCATGATCTCCTTCGGCGCGATCTATCACTTGATCAAGAAGCTGTGGAATACCGAGATGTATTCCGAGAGTCTGGTTAACGTGCACTTCTGGGTGGCTTTGATCGGTGCGGTGATTTATATCGTGTCGATGTGGGTGTCCGGGATCATGCAGGGTCTGATGTGGCGCGATTACGACGAATTCGGCACCTTGACCTACACCTTCGTTGAATCCGTATCCGCGATGCATCCGTACTACGTGATGCGTACCGTCGGTGGTGCGATCTTCAACCTGGGTACATGGATCATGTTGTACAACGTGGTGATGACAGTGCGTCAGGCAAGTGCTGCACGCGGTGTTCAAGCTGCGCCAGCTAAAGCATAA
- the ccoO gene encoding cytochrome-c oxidase, cbb3-type subunit II, protein MSDHDHIYSTKFQDKIERNTLLMFVLTAVAVAVGGIVEIVPLFYLPNTGMSGGDGTFNGTQHKDANGNVIPMDKIVWNPATSAHKTLDEWQAGDGVRPYTALETAGRYVYIREGCFLCHSQMIRPFRDEKDRYGHYSIAEESMYDHTYQWGSKRTGPDLARLAGKYSDEWHRKHLKYPRDVVPESVMPNFFFLENNPIDVEKNRKTMEVMTQMPFNPVPKSIYSDAYIASANDELQGKTEMDAMIAYLQSLGNHVKFEEGVNYRD, encoded by the coding sequence ATGTCTGATCACGATCATATTTATTCAACCAAGTTCCAGGACAAGATCGAGCGCAATACGCTCCTGATGTTCGTCCTGACGGCAGTTGCGGTGGCGGTTGGCGGTATCGTCGAAATCGTGCCGCTGTTCTATCTGCCAAACACCGGTATGTCTGGTGGCGACGGTACTTTCAACGGCACCCAGCACAAGGATGCGAACGGCAACGTGATTCCGATGGACAAGATCGTCTGGAATCCTGCCACCTCCGCACACAAGACGCTGGATGAGTGGCAGGCCGGCGACGGTGTTCGTCCTTATACCGCGCTGGAAACGGCTGGGCGTTATGTGTACATTCGCGAAGGTTGTTTCCTGTGCCATTCGCAGATGATCCGTCCGTTCCGCGACGAAAAGGATCGTTATGGTCATTACTCGATCGCCGAAGAGTCCATGTACGACCATACCTACCAGTGGGGTTCCAAGCGTACCGGCCCGGATCTCGCGCGCCTGGCTGGCAAGTACTCTGACGAATGGCATCGCAAGCACTTGAAATATCCCCGCGATGTGGTTCCCGAGTCCGTGATGCCTAACTTCTTCTTCTTGGAGAACAATCCGATCGATGTGGAGAAAAACCGCAAGACGATGGAAGTTATGACTCAGATGCCGTTCAACCCGGTTCCCAAGAGCATCTACTCTGACGCTTATATCGCGAGCGCCAATGATGAGCTCCAGGGCAAGACGGAAATGGACGCAATGATCGCCTATCTGCAATCCTTGGGTAATCACGTGAAGTTCGAAGAAGGTGTGAACTATCGTGACTAA